From Saccharothrix espanaensis DSM 44229, the proteins below share one genomic window:
- a CDS encoding 4-hydroxy-3-methylbut-2-enyl diphosphate reductase has protein sequence MDKRVLLAKPRGYCAGVDRAVVTVEKALEQYGAPVYVRKEIVHNKHVVETLSRRGAIFVNETDEVPEGALVVFSAHGVSPMVHQEAADRQLRTIDATCPLVTKVHNEAKRFAREDYDILLIGHEGHEEVEGTAGEAPEHIQLVDTAQDVDKVVVRDPSKVVWLSQTTLSVDETMIRVRQLQERFPDLQEPPSDDICYATSNRQTAVKTMAPECDLVLVVGSKNSSNSVRLVEVALQAGARASYLVDYANEVDPAWLEGVTTVGVTSGASVPDILVMELLEFLAGHGYGDVEEITTANEKIAFALPRELRKDMVR, from the coding sequence ATGGACAAGCGAGTGCTCCTGGCCAAGCCGCGCGGCTACTGCGCCGGTGTGGACCGTGCGGTCGTCACCGTCGAGAAGGCGCTCGAGCAGTACGGCGCCCCGGTGTACGTGCGCAAGGAGATCGTCCACAACAAGCACGTGGTGGAGACCTTGTCCCGGCGTGGCGCGATCTTCGTCAACGAGACCGACGAGGTGCCCGAGGGCGCGCTCGTGGTGTTCTCCGCGCACGGCGTGTCGCCGATGGTGCACCAGGAGGCGGCAGACCGTCAGCTGCGCACCATCGACGCGACGTGCCCGCTGGTGACCAAGGTCCACAACGAGGCCAAGCGCTTCGCGCGCGAGGACTACGACATCCTGCTGATCGGCCACGAAGGACACGAAGAGGTCGAGGGCACCGCCGGCGAGGCCCCCGAGCACATCCAGCTCGTGGACACCGCGCAGGACGTGGACAAGGTCGTCGTGCGCGATCCGTCCAAGGTGGTCTGGCTCTCCCAGACGACGCTGTCGGTGGACGAGACCATGATCCGGGTCCGGCAGCTCCAGGAGCGGTTCCCGGACTTGCAGGAGCCGCCGTCCGACGACATCTGCTACGCCACGTCCAACCGGCAGACCGCGGTGAAGACGATGGCCCCGGAGTGCGACCTGGTGCTCGTGGTCGGCTCGAAGAACTCGTCGAACTCGGTGCGCCTGGTCGAGGTCGCGTTGCAGGCGGGCGCGCGGGCGTCCTACCTGGTCGACTACGCGAACGAGGTCGACCCGGCGTGGCTGGAGGGCGTGACGACGGTCGGCGTGACCTCGGGCGCGTCGGTGCCGGACATCCTGGTGATGGAGCTGCTGGAGTTCCTGGCCGGGCACGGCTACGGCGACGTCGAGGAGATCACCACGGCGAACGAGAAGATCGCCTTCGCCCTGCCCCGCGAACTCCGCAAGGACATGGTGCGCTGA
- a CDS encoding DUF6542 domain-containing protein, which produces MTAATREPEDEELDPVRWNDRALFGTFRGLPWWAAVLGTFVLAIVGTYIDVSSTEKTVGWVFAITFFLGAVGAVVFVERRSMFGPVVQPPLVLALVVPLVVVLTQGFPSGGLAAIGLNLGKPLIDGFPAMAITTACTVILGIVRVTTQKDPNRPTKDEIREAKVEGRAAKRKPAPAEERPKRPRESAARDREPAPRDEDARPRRKPAPAGEDRPKRPRPQSGDRPRRPREAGEPGRPPQRRPRPRDES; this is translated from the coding sequence GTGACCGCTGCAACGCGCGAGCCGGAGGACGAGGAACTCGACCCCGTCCGCTGGAACGACCGCGCCCTCTTCGGCACCTTCCGCGGCCTGCCCTGGTGGGCGGCCGTGCTCGGCACGTTCGTGCTGGCCATCGTGGGTACGTACATCGACGTGAGCTCGACCGAGAAGACCGTGGGCTGGGTGTTCGCCATCACGTTCTTCCTGGGCGCGGTGGGCGCGGTGGTGTTCGTGGAGCGCCGGTCGATGTTCGGGCCGGTCGTGCAGCCGCCGCTGGTCCTGGCCCTCGTGGTGCCGCTGGTGGTGGTGCTCACCCAGGGCTTCCCGTCCGGCGGGCTGGCGGCCATCGGCCTGAACCTGGGCAAACCGCTGATCGACGGTTTCCCGGCGATGGCGATCACCACGGCGTGCACGGTGATCCTCGGGATCGTGCGGGTGACCACCCAGAAGGACCCGAACCGGCCCACCAAGGACGAGATCCGCGAGGCGAAGGTCGAGGGCCGAGCGGCCAAGCGCAAGCCTGCGCCCGCCGAGGAGCGCCCCAAGCGACCCCGTGAGAGCGCCGCCCGCGACCGCGAGCCCGCCCCGCGCGACGAGGACGCCCGCCCGCGCCGCAAGCCCGCACCGGCCGGCGAGGACCGCCCCAAGCGCCCCCGCCCGCAGTCCGGCGACCGCCCGCGCCGCCCCCGCGAAGCCGGCGAGCCCGGCCGCCCCCCGCAGCGCCGGCCCCGCCCCCGCGACGAGAGCTGA
- a CDS encoding alpha/beta fold hydrolase, with product MARLHTTLAALAVATGLLAGVGSAVAAPAGESARGGLSRFYDQRLDWKSCDDGLLDASGAQCADVTVPLDYQQPRGRTITVAISRLKATDPAQRRGIMLSNPGGPGGPGLAMMARIKGTMSPAVQARYDLVGMDPRGVGRSTPIDCGWPEAFMQRSAGYDRAAFDRSVAFAADRARRCAEKEGGRLPHITTRNTARDMDVVRGAMGEKRISYLGWSYGTYLGAVYTQMFPQRTDRFVLDSAIDPAEYGTEVTRAMGAPSEAVLDDWAAWTARRDAEYHLGTTGKQVRGAVEGLVRQAAKAPIKVGDYAVDAHVLPFLLAGPLPSPGQYAGYTQYVRQLLDAAAGAPVVPGGELEASLTAVFRPGAATDDDAQAAVFCGDVSYPRDPEWYWKKVQRSRAAQPVFGAFVNNITACAFWAKPREERTVVRNDRPALIVQATGDFRTAYGQGVGLHKAMTGSRLVTLKDVAVHGVFGRYPDKCAEDAVNTYLADGRLPAQNITCHAGK from the coding sequence ATGGCAAGGCTGCACACCACGCTCGCCGCGCTGGCGGTCGCGACCGGGTTGCTGGCCGGCGTCGGTTCGGCCGTGGCGGCACCGGCCGGGGAGTCCGCGCGTGGCGGGCTGTCCCGGTTCTACGACCAGCGCCTCGACTGGAAGTCGTGCGACGACGGACTGCTCGACGCGTCGGGTGCGCAGTGCGCGGACGTGACCGTGCCGCTGGACTACCAGCAGCCGCGCGGGCGCACGATCACGGTGGCGATCTCGCGGTTGAAGGCGACCGACCCGGCTCAGCGGCGGGGGATCATGCTGTCCAACCCTGGCGGGCCCGGCGGTCCGGGGCTGGCGATGATGGCGCGGATCAAGGGCACGATGAGCCCGGCCGTGCAGGCGCGGTACGACCTGGTCGGGATGGATCCGCGCGGCGTCGGCCGGAGCACGCCGATCGACTGCGGGTGGCCGGAGGCGTTCATGCAGCGGTCGGCCGGGTACGACCGGGCCGCGTTCGACCGGAGCGTCGCCTTCGCGGCCGACCGGGCGCGGCGGTGCGCCGAGAAGGAAGGCGGCCGGCTGCCGCACATCACCACCCGCAACACCGCACGTGACATGGACGTCGTGCGCGGTGCCATGGGGGAGAAGCGGATCAGCTACCTCGGGTGGTCCTACGGCACGTACCTCGGCGCCGTGTACACGCAGATGTTCCCGCAGCGCACCGACCGGTTCGTGCTGGACAGCGCCATCGACCCGGCCGAGTACGGCACGGAGGTCACGCGGGCCATGGGCGCGCCGAGCGAGGCCGTGCTCGACGACTGGGCGGCGTGGACCGCGCGGCGTGACGCCGAGTACCACCTGGGCACCACCGGGAAGCAGGTGCGCGGCGCGGTGGAGGGCTTGGTCCGGCAGGCGGCCAAGGCGCCGATCAAGGTCGGCGACTACGCCGTGGACGCGCACGTGCTGCCGTTCCTGCTGGCCGGCCCCCTGCCCTCGCCGGGCCAGTACGCCGGGTACACCCAGTACGTGCGGCAACTGCTCGACGCGGCCGCCGGCGCGCCGGTCGTCCCGGGCGGTGAGCTCGAAGCGAGCCTGACGGCCGTGTTCCGGCCCGGCGCGGCGACCGACGACGACGCGCAGGCCGCCGTGTTCTGCGGTGACGTGTCCTACCCGCGCGACCCCGAGTGGTACTGGAAGAAGGTCCAGCGGTCCCGCGCCGCGCAGCCCGTGTTCGGGGCGTTCGTGAACAACATCACCGCGTGCGCGTTCTGGGCGAAGCCCCGGGAGGAGCGGACGGTCGTCCGCAACGACCGGCCGGCGCTGATCGTGCAGGCCACCGGCGACTTCCGCACGGCGTACGGGCAGGGCGTCGGCCTGCACAAGGCCATGACCGGCTCGCGGCTGGTCACCCTCAAGGACGTCGCCGTGCACGGCGTCTTCGGCCGGTACCCCGACAAGTGCGCCGAGGACGCCGTGAACACCTACCTCGCGGACGGTCGGCTGCCCGCTCAGAACATCACCTGTCACGCCGGCAAGTGA
- a CDS encoding AAA family ATPase, producing the protein MKLHRLSVSAFGPYPGREEVDFDLLGADGLFLLHGDTGAGKTTLLDAVAFALFGKVPGARGQVKRLRCDYADRDTPTEVELELTVRGRRFRVVRSPEYDRPKKRGDGVTRQQAKVSLTWLAGWHGEGHTRIDDVAREVESLLGMTAEQFFQVVLLPQGEFANFLRAETAEREKLLEKLFGTERFLDVEKWFRERRKAKGRELDELGRANRDLVQRVAEVAGEDPPADGGDPEWLSSLLKRLDEVNLEAQARAALAAGSLGRAETAWRQTQELADRVRRVRRARADLARCAEAEPRRAAWERERDAARRAAVVVPAQERVRRLEQAADRVLAQARAAADAVEAFGHPVSGTDLRADGERLREEAGGLTALADEARRQQEDRRRLDELARREEQAAGRLTTLVTALAEVPDRLAAARAAAEESALAVARLESVAARAAAARDLPGAERLLRTADDARRVAVDAHQKAKDVLLQVRQQRLDGMAVELAAELRAGRSCPVCGSAEHPRPAEPMLDAVTAADEERATAVEQTALDRRTAAEKAFQDAASRVTTLREVVGEHDPAALIAEHRSLDTVASQRDARSGALAALERKVEAATRDRAALERETAELAASRRELAEAVRERADRLEEARGEFADVTARRAHLLDLSDALAALAERRAAVAEHRERLAEQQVEVSGLAAGAGFADVAEALAAARPESAVAELDVRIRQVEDVRVAAEAVLAELPDVDPAAEIDLPAAETRYRAARDQAEQAANGRADAGRRLARTSELAERLSAAWVRLEPVATAYAELDALTDVINGQGQNANRMTLRTYVLAARLEEVAVAASARLERMSQGRYRFVHSVEAGPRGTRGGLGLDVLDDYSGQQRPAKTLSGGESFLASLALALGLSDVVSAGAVLDTLFIDEGFGTLDAGALELVMSTLDELRAGGRVVGLVSHVEELRQRIPTRLRVRKARGGSSLEVVA; encoded by the coding sequence GTGAAGCTGCACCGGCTGTCGGTGAGCGCGTTCGGCCCGTACCCGGGACGTGAGGAGGTCGATTTCGACCTGCTCGGCGCGGACGGGCTGTTCCTGCTGCACGGCGACACCGGCGCGGGCAAGACGACGCTGCTCGACGCGGTGGCGTTCGCGCTGTTCGGCAAGGTGCCGGGCGCGCGCGGCCAGGTGAAGCGGCTGCGCTGCGACTACGCCGACCGGGACACGCCGACCGAGGTGGAGCTGGAGCTGACCGTGCGCGGCCGGCGGTTCCGGGTGGTGCGCAGCCCGGAGTACGACCGGCCGAAGAAGCGCGGCGACGGCGTGACCCGGCAGCAGGCGAAGGTGTCGCTGACCTGGTTGGCGGGCTGGCACGGCGAGGGGCACACCCGCATCGACGACGTGGCCCGCGAGGTCGAGTCGCTGCTCGGGATGACCGCCGAGCAGTTCTTCCAGGTGGTGCTGCTGCCGCAGGGCGAGTTCGCGAACTTCCTGCGGGCGGAGACCGCCGAGCGGGAGAAGCTGCTGGAGAAGCTGTTCGGCACCGAGCGGTTCCTGGACGTGGAGAAGTGGTTCCGGGAGCGGCGCAAGGCCAAGGGGCGCGAGCTGGACGAGCTCGGCCGGGCCAACCGCGACCTGGTGCAGCGGGTGGCCGAGGTCGCGGGCGAGGACCCGCCGGCCGACGGCGGCGACCCGGAGTGGCTCAGCTCGCTGCTCAAGCGGCTGGACGAGGTGAACCTGGAGGCGCAGGCGCGGGCCGCGCTGGCCGCCGGGTCGCTGGGGCGGGCCGAGACGGCGTGGCGGCAGACCCAGGAGCTGGCCGACCGGGTGCGGCGGGTGCGTCGCGCGCGAGCCGACCTGGCGCGCTGCGCCGAGGCCGAGCCGCGCCGGGCGGCCTGGGAGCGGGAGCGCGACGCGGCGCGCCGGGCGGCGGTCGTGGTGCCCGCGCAGGAGCGCGTGCGGCGGCTGGAGCAGGCCGCGGACCGGGTGCTGGCGCAGGCGCGGGCGGCGGCGGACGCCGTGGAGGCGTTCGGCCACCCGGTGTCGGGCACGGACCTGCGCGCGGACGGCGAGCGGTTGCGCGAGGAGGCGGGCGGGCTGACCGCGCTGGCCGACGAGGCCCGCCGGCAGCAGGAGGACCGGCGCCGGCTGGACGAGCTGGCCCGGCGCGAGGAGCAGGCCGCCGGGCGGCTGACCACGCTGGTCACCGCGTTGGCCGAGGTGCCGGACCGGCTGGCCGCCGCACGGGCCGCCGCCGAGGAGTCCGCGCTGGCCGTCGCCCGGCTGGAGTCGGTGGCCGCACGGGCCGCCGCCGCCCGTGACCTGCCGGGTGCCGAGCGGCTGCTGCGCACGGCCGACGACGCCCGGCGGGTGGCCGTCGACGCCCACCAGAAGGCCAAGGACGTCCTGTTGCAGGTGCGGCAGCAGCGGCTGGACGGCATGGCCGTGGAACTCGCGGCGGAGCTGCGCGCGGGCCGGTCGTGCCCGGTGTGCGGCTCGGCCGAGCACCCCCGCCCGGCGGAGCCGATGCTCGACGCGGTGACCGCCGCGGACGAGGAGCGCGCCACCGCCGTCGAACAGACCGCGCTGGACCGCCGCACCGCCGCCGAAAAGGCGTTCCAGGACGCGGCGAGCCGCGTGACGACCCTGCGCGAGGTGGTCGGCGAGCACGACCCGGCGGCCCTGATCGCCGAACACCGGTCGCTGGACACTGTTGCCTCCCAACGGGATGCGCGTTCCGGCGCGCTGGCCGCGCTGGAGCGCAAGGTGGAGGCGGCGACCCGGGACCGCGCGGCGCTCGAACGCGAGACCGCCGAGCTCGCCGCGAGCCGGCGGGAGCTGGCCGAGGCCGTCCGGGAGCGCGCCGACCGCCTGGAGGAGGCGCGCGGCGAGTTCGCCGACGTGACCGCCCGGCGGGCCCACCTGCTCGACCTGTCCGACGCGCTGGCCGCGCTCGCCGAGCGCCGCGCCGCCGTCGCCGAGCACCGGGAACGGCTCGCCGAGCAGCAGGTGGAGGTGTCCGGGCTGGCCGCCGGGGCGGGCTTCGCCGACGTGGCCGAGGCGCTGGCCGCCGCCCGGCCGGAGTCCGCCGTGGCCGAGCTGGACGTCCGGATCCGCCAGGTCGAGGACGTGCGGGTGGCCGCCGAGGCGGTGCTGGCCGAGCTGCCCGACGTGGACCCGGCGGCCGAGATCGACCTGCCGGCCGCCGAGACCCGCTACCGCGCCGCCCGTGACCAGGCTGAACAGGCCGCGAACGGGCGGGCCGACGCCGGTCGGCGGCTGGCCCGGACCAGCGAGCTGGCCGAGCGGCTCTCCGCCGCGTGGGTGCGGTTGGAGCCGGTCGCGACGGCGTACGCGGAGCTGGACGCGCTGACCGACGTGATCAACGGCCAGGGCCAGAACGCCAACCGGATGACGTTGCGCACCTACGTCCTGGCCGCCCGGCTGGAGGAGGTCGCGGTCGCCGCCAGCGCCCGGTTGGAGCGGATGAGCCAGGGGCGCTACCGGTTCGTGCACTCGGTCGAGGCCGGCCCGCGCGGCACCCGCGGCGGCCTCGGCCTGGACGTGCTGGACGACTACTCGGGACAGCAGCGCCCGGCCAAGACGCTCTCCGGCGGCGAGTCGTTCCTGGCCTCGCTGGCGCTCGCGCTCGGCCTGTCCGACGTGGTGTCGGCCGGTGCGGTGCTGGACACGCTGTTCATCGACGAGGGGTTCGGCACCCTCGACGCGGGCGCGCTCGAACTCGTCATGTCCACTTTGGACGAACTGCGCGCGGGCGGGCGCGTGGTCGGCCTGGTGTCGCACGTGGAAGAGCTGCGCCAGCGCATCCCGACCCGGTTGCGGGTGCGCAAGGCGCGCGGCGGCTCGTCGCTGGAAGTCGTGGCCTGA
- a CDS encoding VOC family protein: MAYRSAFPMLVCDDLARSLAFYRDALGFVVTYRFPAEGDAAYVAVELPDGSKLGLGQVAPDGKGVHGRPQRPVSGHGFELCVYHDDVDAAVAELAGLGHPVLLPPADTPWGERMAFVADPDGNPVMVTAQPG; this comes from the coding sequence ATGGCTTACCGATCCGCGTTCCCGATGTTGGTCTGCGACGACCTGGCGCGCTCGCTCGCGTTCTACCGCGACGCCCTCGGATTCGTTGTCACGTACCGGTTCCCGGCCGAAGGCGACGCGGCGTACGTGGCCGTCGAGCTCCCCGACGGGTCGAAGCTGGGGCTCGGCCAGGTCGCCCCGGACGGCAAGGGCGTGCACGGCCGGCCACAGCGTCCGGTGTCCGGGCACGGGTTCGAGCTGTGCGTCTACCACGACGACGTGGACGCGGCCGTCGCCGAACTCGCGGGCCTCGGCCACCCGGTCCTGCTCCCGCCGGCCGACACCCCGTGGGGCGAGCGGATGGCGTTCGTCGCCGACCCGGACGGCAACCCGGTGATGGTCACCGCCCAGCCCGGCTGA
- a CDS encoding alpha/beta hydrolase — translation MTRWRTTLVTMAVTAGMAGGVGSAAAAPVEAESAQRGGLSRFHDQRLDWAKCDTEALDAAGAQCADVTVPLDYERPRGRTITVAISRLKAADPAKRRGIMLSNPGGPGNPGLDQLLLVRPAMSAEVTAQYDLIGMDPRGIGRSSPVDCGWSTGFALRAAGPDRKSFDQNHAAQAGLAEQCAAKEGDRIRHFTTRNTARDLDLVREVLGERKISYFSWSYGTYLGAVYTQMFPQRTDRFVLDSAIDPARYGPSLLADTGKVNEAALDRWAEWTARRDGEHHLGTTAKQVRAAVEGLIAGSAKQPIRIGGHTVDAKLLPVLYFILLDRPDRYGPTAAATRNLLEAAAGRQVAIDPLVEGSLLALTSGQAAPDADGQTAVTCGDVAYPGNPDKYWNDIQRNRAKEPVYAAMVRNVSPCAFWPKPKEKPTVVTNNRPALIVQATGDTRTPYEHGVNLRKALTGSRLVTLKDVPAHAIFGLYPNKCVEDQVNTYLATGTLPARDVTCQG, via the coding sequence ATGACGCGATGGAGGACCACGCTGGTGACGATGGCCGTCACGGCAGGAATGGCGGGAGGTGTCGGCTCGGCCGCGGCGGCTCCCGTCGAGGCGGAATCCGCGCAGCGGGGCGGGTTGTCCCGCTTCCACGACCAGCGCTTGGACTGGGCGAAGTGCGACACCGAGGCGCTGGACGCGGCGGGCGCGCAGTGCGCGGACGTGACCGTGCCGCTGGACTACGAGCGGCCGCGCGGGCGCACGATCACCGTGGCGATCTCGCGGTTGAAGGCGGCCGATCCGGCCAAGCGGCGCGGGATCATGCTGTCCAACCCCGGCGGGCCGGGCAACCCGGGGCTGGACCAGCTGCTCCTGGTCCGGCCGGCGATGAGCGCCGAGGTGACGGCGCAGTACGACCTGATCGGCATGGACCCGCGCGGGATCGGGCGCAGCTCGCCGGTCGACTGCGGCTGGTCGACCGGGTTCGCGCTGCGGGCGGCGGGACCGGACCGGAAGTCGTTCGACCAGAACCACGCGGCGCAGGCCGGGCTCGCCGAGCAGTGCGCGGCGAAGGAGGGCGACCGCATCCGGCACTTCACCACCCGCAACACGGCGCGTGACCTGGACCTGGTGCGGGAGGTGTTGGGGGAGCGGAAGATCAGCTACTTCAGCTGGTCGTACGGCACGTACCTGGGCGCGGTCTACACCCAGATGTTCCCGCAGCGCACCGACCGGTTCGTGCTCGACAGCGCGATCGACCCGGCCCGCTACGGGCCGAGCCTGCTCGCGGACACCGGCAAGGTCAACGAGGCGGCGCTGGACCGGTGGGCCGAGTGGACCGCGCGGCGCGACGGCGAACACCACCTGGGCACCACCGCCAAGCAGGTCCGGGCGGCGGTCGAGGGGCTGATCGCCGGCTCCGCGAAGCAGCCCATCCGGATCGGCGGGCACACCGTCGACGCGAAGCTCCTGCCGGTGCTGTACTTCATCTTGCTCGACCGGCCCGACCGCTACGGCCCGACCGCCGCGGCGACCCGGAACCTCCTGGAGGCCGCCGCGGGCAGGCAAGTCGCCATCGACCCGCTCGTGGAAGGCTCGCTGCTCGCGCTGACGTCGGGCCAGGCCGCCCCGGATGCCGACGGGCAGACCGCCGTGACGTGCGGTGACGTGGCCTACCCGGGCAACCCGGACAAGTACTGGAACGACATCCAGCGCAACCGCGCCAAGGAACCCGTGTACGCGGCGATGGTCCGCAACGTCTCGCCGTGCGCGTTCTGGCCCAAGCCGAAGGAGAAGCCGACCGTCGTCACCAACAACCGGCCGGCGCTGATCGTGCAGGCGACCGGCGACACCCGCACCCCGTACGAGCACGGAGTCAATCTGCGCAAGGCGCTCACCGGCTCCCGCCTGGTCACCTTGAAGGATGTGCCGGCGCACGCCATCTTCGGCCTCTACCCCAACAAGTGCGTCGAGGACCAGGTGAACACCTACCTCGCGACCGGCACGCTGCCGGCACGTGACGTCACCTGCCAGGGCTAG
- a CDS encoding exonuclease SbcCD subunit D, with protein sequence MRLLHTSDWHVGRTFHGRDLLVEQEAVLGGLADLVSDEKVDVVAVSGDLFDRAVPNPEAVAVCARVLERVRSAGARVVITPGNHDSAARLGLFGGFAAAGGLHLRTKVAELHQPVLLADAHGPVAVYGIPFLEPDTARHALGVEARGHAAVLTEAMRRVRADLAARGGRSVVLAHAFVTGGEPCESERTIAVGGVQDVPGAVFDGIDYVALGHLHGQQTLAEHLRYSGSPVAYSFSEARHVKSVWLAELDASGLSGVERRLLPVPRELSALSGELEDLVLDPAHTPVEEHFLSVVLTDRVRPLDALRRLQVRFPHAVRVEWRPEGGRDTELRFAERVRGRSDEEIACCFLEDVRGEPPAGRELELLREAISAAAREGDS encoded by the coding sequence ATGAGGTTGCTGCACACGTCCGACTGGCACGTGGGACGCACGTTCCACGGCCGTGACCTGCTCGTGGAGCAGGAAGCGGTGCTGGGCGGGCTGGCCGACCTCGTGTCCGACGAGAAGGTCGACGTGGTGGCGGTCTCCGGCGACCTGTTCGACCGGGCGGTGCCCAACCCGGAGGCGGTCGCGGTGTGCGCGCGGGTGCTGGAGCGCGTCCGCTCGGCCGGCGCGCGGGTGGTGATCACGCCCGGCAACCACGACTCGGCGGCCCGGCTGGGCCTGTTCGGCGGGTTCGCCGCAGCCGGCGGGCTGCACCTGAGGACCAAGGTCGCCGAGCTGCACCAGCCGGTGCTGCTGGCCGACGCGCACGGGCCGGTCGCGGTGTACGGCATCCCGTTCCTGGAGCCGGACACGGCGCGGCACGCGCTGGGCGTCGAGGCGCGCGGGCACGCGGCCGTGCTGACCGAGGCGATGCGGCGGGTGCGGGCCGACCTGGCGGCGCGCGGCGGGCGTTCGGTGGTGCTGGCGCACGCGTTCGTGACCGGCGGCGAGCCGTGCGAGTCGGAGCGGACCATCGCGGTGGGCGGCGTGCAGGACGTGCCGGGCGCGGTGTTCGACGGCATCGACTACGTGGCCCTGGGGCACCTGCACGGGCAGCAGACGCTGGCCGAGCACCTGCGCTACTCGGGCAGCCCGGTGGCGTACTCGTTCTCCGAGGCGCGGCACGTGAAGTCGGTGTGGCTGGCGGAGTTGGACGCCTCCGGGCTGTCCGGGGTGGAGCGCCGGCTGCTGCCGGTGCCGCGCGAGCTGTCCGCGCTGTCCGGCGAGCTGGAGGACCTGGTGCTGGACCCGGCGCACACGCCGGTGGAGGAGCACTTCCTGTCCGTCGTGCTGACCGACCGGGTGCGGCCGCTGGACGCGTTGCGGCGCTTGCAGGTCCGGTTCCCGCACGCGGTGCGCGTGGAGTGGCGTCCGGAGGGCGGGCGCGACACCGAGCTGCGGTTCGCCGAACGGGTGCGCGGGCGCAGCGACGAGGAGATCGCCTGCTGCTTCCTGGAGGACGTGCGCGGCGAGCCGCCCGCCGGACGTGAGCTGGAGTTGTTGCGGGAAGCGATCTCGGCCGCCGCGCGCGAGGGGGATTCGTGA
- a CDS encoding DNA recombination protein RmuC, which translates to MTEVLSTAAVVVALLLAGALVFLWRLYQDGVRRVDAALAAVQRERERGDATRVALQRYEVAFSSVSGRGELGEQVLVETARALGLREGVHFRLQVDVAGGGSVRPDLVLDVGGGRQVPVDAKMSMATWAEAVETDDPTERADALRVHVRNIRSRAAELAGKGYQRWADAIYGTIMFVPNDGAVVAALDTDPELLRWLLDRRVFLCGPTGFAVIASAAMFAVTDRALADDVEQVRAQASRAHRAADSAIDAVNLSSTHLQRFLSARRRELDALEGFRAAVEPLTAASSSPTPIAFVRRTDEGVSAPLDAREA; encoded by the coding sequence ATGACGGAGGTCCTCAGCACGGCGGCGGTGGTCGTCGCGCTCCTGCTCGCCGGTGCCCTGGTGTTCCTGTGGCGGCTCTACCAGGACGGGGTCCGGCGGGTCGACGCCGCGCTCGCGGCCGTGCAGCGGGAACGGGAGCGCGGCGACGCGACCCGGGTCGCGCTGCAACGCTACGAGGTGGCGTTCTCGTCGGTCAGCGGGCGCGGTGAGCTGGGCGAACAGGTGCTGGTGGAGACCGCGCGGGCGCTCGGGCTGCGCGAAGGCGTGCACTTCCGGCTCCAGGTCGACGTCGCCGGCGGCGGCTCGGTGCGGCCCGACCTGGTGCTCGACGTCGGCGGCGGCCGCCAGGTGCCCGTGGACGCGAAGATGAGCATGGCGACCTGGGCGGAGGCCGTGGAGACCGACGACCCCACCGAGCGGGCCGACGCGCTGCGCGTGCACGTGCGCAACATCCGGTCAAGGGCCGCCGAACTCGCGGGCAAGGGCTACCAGCGCTGGGCGGACGCGATCTACGGGACGATCATGTTCGTGCCCAACGACGGCGCGGTCGTCGCCGCGCTGGACACCGACCCCGAGCTGCTGCGGTGGCTGCTCGACCGCCGGGTGTTCCTGTGCGGGCCGACCGGGTTCGCGGTGATCGCGTCGGCCGCGATGTTCGCGGTGACCGACCGCGCGCTGGCCGACGACGTGGAGCAGGTGCGCGCACAGGCGTCCCGTGCGCACCGTGCGGCGGACAGCGCCATCGACGCCGTGAACCTGTCCAGCACGCACCTCCAGCGGTTCCTGTCGGCGCGTCGACGTGAGCTGGACGCGTTGGAGGGCTTCCGCGCGGCGGTGGAGCCGTTGACGGCTGCGTCGTCCAGCCCGACGCCCATCGCGTTCGTCCGGCGAACCGATGAGGGCGTCAGTGCACCCTTGGACGCCCGCGAGGCGTAA